The following proteins are co-located in the Tardibacter chloracetimidivorans genome:
- a CDS encoding serine hydrolase domain-containing protein, whose amino-acid sequence MSTASEAKLGFDPARLARVEEALRQDVETGFIHGAAMRVSRRGETILDFVDGYADKTADKPLQKDSVFVTMSTGKPFTVVLVLSLVERGLLRLHSPVADIIPEFGKFGKESVNLFHLLTHTSGILGSVPSADPAVLSSIERLTDYACNLPLDCLPGERVNYSMVVAHSVLATMCLRVAGRGRSFAQMLEQDLFHPLGMRDTSLGPREDLMSRLCPVRASQEVPYNLLPGDAVEFLAHGIMLAPGAELPAGGYITTIDDLHRFAEMLRRGGELNGTRILSPAMLRLSTRNYTGSFRNAVWDPILSVRGWQPWPAYIGLGFRLRGEGLSPGPFGMMNSAETFGHFGAGSSGFWIDPASDLSFSLLTTGLIEESHNLERTAKLADLVMSALIG is encoded by the coding sequence ATGTCTACAGCTTCTGAAGCCAAGCTCGGCTTCGACCCGGCAAGGCTGGCGCGCGTCGAAGAGGCGCTCCGCCAGGATGTCGAAACCGGCTTCATCCACGGGGCTGCGATGCGCGTCAGCCGGCGCGGTGAAACCATTCTCGATTTCGTAGACGGCTATGCCGACAAGACTGCGGACAAACCGCTCCAGAAGGACTCGGTCTTCGTCACCATGTCGACCGGCAAACCCTTCACTGTCGTTCTCGTGCTGAGCCTCGTCGAGCGCGGGCTGCTGCGCCTCCATTCGCCGGTCGCCGACATCATTCCCGAGTTCGGCAAGTTCGGAAAGGAATCGGTCAATCTCTTCCATCTCCTGACTCATACCAGCGGAATTCTAGGTAGCGTCCCGTCGGCCGACCCCGCGGTGTTGAGCAGCATTGAGCGGCTGACCGACTACGCCTGCAATCTCCCGCTTGATTGTCTGCCGGGCGAGCGCGTCAACTATTCGATGGTGGTGGCGCATTCGGTGCTGGCGACAATGTGCCTCAGGGTGGCCGGACGCGGCCGCAGCTTCGCGCAAATGCTGGAACAGGATCTCTTTCACCCGCTGGGCATGAGGGATACCAGCCTCGGGCCGCGCGAGGATCTCATGTCCCGCCTGTGCCCGGTCCGGGCGTCGCAGGAGGTGCCATACAACCTGCTGCCGGGCGACGCCGTCGAGTTCCTCGCGCACGGCATCATGCTGGCGCCCGGCGCTGAGCTCCCTGCGGGGGGCTATATCACTACGATCGACGACCTCCACCGTTTTGCCGAGATGCTGCGGCGCGGCGGCGAGCTCAACGGCACCCGCATTCTGTCCCCGGCAATGCTGCGCTTGAGCACCCGCAATTATACCGGTTCCTTTCGCAACGCGGTCTGGGATCCCATCCTGTCCGTGCGCGGTTGGCAGCCATGGCCCGCTTATATTGGCCTTGGCTTCCGTCTCCGCGGCGAGGGCCTGTCGCCCGGGCCGTTTGGCATGATGAATTCGGCCGAGACGTTCGGCCATTTTGGTGCCGGTTCATCGGGCTTCTGGATCGATCCCGCGAGCGACCTGTCCTTCTCGCTCCTGACCACTGGCCTCATCGAGGAAAGTCACAACCTGGAGCGAACGGCAAAGCTCGCTGACCTCGTGATGAGTGCGCTTATCGGCTGA
- a CDS encoding LysR family transcriptional regulator gives MHFQGLNLNLLVSLDALLSEKSVTRAAVRLHVTQPAMSASLQQLRQYLSDPLLEKVGRQFELTPRGKELSVSVKELLLRINTVLHSGETFDPGTASRTFKVAMSAHMADLLGVPIIRQLIQIAPNINFQIIDLAIDSFRRVEEGELDFCITVGERVENNPPNRPEILSSRHLFSDEFVLVAALDNDAVTADISYEQFCEFPYIEVRFSGNFMSLPDIELERQPRRPRVQAWMTTSQNVLAAVSATQAVAIVPSRLFRLHREYLKLKSVAPPLKLAPIHQMCFWHARNAIDVGHEWFADLLEETARSAWPAEADTETA, from the coding sequence ATGCACTTCCAGGGACTGAATCTGAACCTTCTTGTATCGCTTGACGCCCTCCTCAGCGAAAAGAGCGTCACGCGCGCCGCAGTGCGCCTGCATGTCACTCAGCCCGCGATGAGCGCGTCGCTGCAGCAGCTGAGGCAATATCTCTCGGATCCGCTGCTGGAAAAGGTCGGACGGCAGTTCGAGCTCACCCCGCGGGGAAAGGAGTTGTCTGTATCGGTCAAGGAACTACTGCTGCGGATCAACACCGTCCTGCATTCGGGAGAAACCTTCGATCCCGGCACGGCATCAAGGACGTTCAAGGTCGCGATGTCGGCTCACATGGCAGATCTGCTCGGCGTACCGATCATTCGGCAACTCATCCAGATTGCGCCGAACATCAATTTCCAGATCATCGACCTTGCAATCGATTCCTTCCGTCGGGTCGAGGAAGGCGAGCTGGATTTCTGCATCACGGTTGGAGAGCGCGTCGAAAACAATCCGCCCAATCGCCCCGAGATACTGTCGAGCCGACACCTGTTCTCTGACGAATTCGTGCTGGTGGCGGCCTTGGACAATGATGCCGTCACCGCCGACATCAGTTATGAGCAATTCTGCGAATTTCCGTATATCGAAGTCCGCTTCAGCGGAAACTTCATGAGCCTCCCGGACATAGAGTTGGAGCGCCAGCCACGTCGACCCCGCGTGCAGGCCTGGATGACGACCTCCCAGAACGTGCTCGCCGCCGTGAGCGCCACCCAGGCCGTGGCGATCGTACCGTCGCGCTTGTTCAGGCTCCATCGTGAATATCTGAAACTCAAGAGCGTGGCCCCGCCACTCAAGCTGGCTCCCATCCATCAGATGTGCTTTTGGCATGCCCGCAACGCCATCGACGTCGGGCACGAGTGGTTCGCGGATCTTCTGGAGGAGACGGCCCGCTCAGCGTGGCCAGCCGAGGCAGATACCGAGACTGCATAA
- a CDS encoding SDR family oxidoreductase, translating into MTEAGMTMTGKRVVIIGGASGIGFAVAELAHASGAEIVIGSSSAGNVKAATDRLSSATGHVVNLRDESSVSGFFEEVGSFDHLAITAGDWGVPMFASLRDLDLQSAHDIFTVRFWGALAAAKYAAAKISQSGSITLTGGMLTHRPMKGAPVATAMGGAVEYLTRGLAMDLAPVRVNAVSPGMILTEVVKQRPEEMLQAMVAHLPIPRCASPREAAMAYVYLMLNDYTTGQVLPVDGGGHIV; encoded by the coding sequence ATGACCGAAGCCGGCATGACGATGACAGGGAAACGTGTAGTTATTATTGGTGGCGCATCGGGGATCGGCTTTGCGGTCGCCGAACTCGCCCATGCGTCGGGTGCCGAAATCGTCATCGGCTCGAGTTCCGCCGGCAATGTGAAGGCAGCGACGGACCGGCTGTCCTCGGCCACTGGGCATGTCGTTAACCTGCGCGACGAAAGCAGCGTCAGCGGTTTCTTCGAAGAAGTCGGCAGCTTTGACCATCTGGCGATCACTGCCGGGGATTGGGGCGTTCCGATGTTCGCCTCGCTACGGGACCTCGACCTTCAGAGCGCGCATGACATTTTCACAGTCCGCTTCTGGGGTGCGCTCGCCGCGGCAAAATATGCGGCTGCCAAGATCTCTCAGAGTGGATCGATCACGCTTACGGGCGGCATGCTCACGCATCGTCCGATGAAGGGCGCCCCCGTCGCAACCGCTATGGGCGGAGCTGTCGAGTATCTGACGCGCGGCTTGGCGATGGATTTGGCTCCGGTTCGGGTCAACGCAGTCTCCCCCGGCATGATCCTCACCGAAGTCGTCAAGCAGCGGCCCGAGGAAATGCTGCAAGCCATGGTTGCGCACCTTCCTATCCCGCGCTGCGCGTCGCCGCGTGAAGCCGCCATGGCGTATGTCTACCTCATGCTCAACGACTATACGACAGGTCAGGTTCTCCCAGTTGATGGCGGTGGTCATATCGTGTGA
- a CDS encoding LuxR family transcriptional regulator, translating into MSSDPGLRRRPFCLALTSAVVEALRTTATQEELSHLMAAVTREMKFRYYALIHHDDLRIQRPDLVDLKDYPPAIAERLFGKHRYRRDPVIRGCIFADGAFLWSDLPQIIRFDRQDRASLEIGEREGLNEGITVPYVRLGHRMGSCTFAGTKRPDRAHHFLGAAQMVGIFAFQAASRLVSGAQSMASTSLKLHPRPRDCVVLAGRGYSNKEIARALSLTPRTVDGYLTEARRLFDAHDRTELVVGAVLAGEVGLHELARRQPE; encoded by the coding sequence ATGTCGTCTGACCCAGGTTTACGGAGAAGACCGTTCTGTCTAGCGCTGACCAGCGCCGTTGTCGAAGCGCTTCGTACCACCGCTACGCAGGAAGAACTGTCGCACCTGATGGCAGCCGTCACGCGCGAGATGAAATTCCGCTACTACGCGTTGATCCATCACGACGATCTGCGAATTCAGCGACCAGATCTCGTCGATCTGAAGGATTATCCGCCAGCCATCGCGGAGCGGCTCTTTGGGAAGCACCGCTATCGACGTGATCCGGTCATTCGCGGTTGCATCTTCGCGGACGGCGCTTTCCTGTGGTCCGATCTGCCGCAGATCATCCGCTTCGATCGGCAGGACCGCGCCAGTCTCGAGATCGGTGAGCGAGAAGGGCTGAACGAAGGAATCACCGTGCCTTACGTCCGCCTCGGTCATCGTATGGGATCATGCACTTTCGCAGGGACTAAGCGCCCAGATCGAGCGCATCATTTCCTTGGTGCCGCGCAGATGGTCGGTATTTTCGCCTTCCAGGCCGCATCCAGGTTGGTGTCGGGCGCGCAATCGATGGCCTCGACCTCGCTCAAGTTGCATCCGCGCCCCCGTGACTGCGTGGTCCTTGCCGGCCGCGGCTATTCAAACAAGGAAATTGCCCGCGCGCTTTCACTGACGCCGCGCACGGTCGACGGCTATCTCACCGAGGCGCGGCGGCTATTCGACGCCCATGATCGTACCGAACTGGTCGTCGGCGCGGTACTTGCCGGTGAGGTCGGACTCCACGAACTCGCCCGTCGTCAACCCGAGTAA